Proteins co-encoded in one Pocillopora verrucosa isolate sample1 chromosome 1, ASM3666991v2, whole genome shotgun sequence genomic window:
- the LOC136278889 gene encoding LOW QUALITY PROTEIN: glutamate dehydrogenase, mitochondrial-like (The sequence of the model RefSeq protein was modified relative to this genomic sequence to represent the inferred CDS: deleted 2 bases in 1 codon; substituted 1 base at 1 genomic stop codon): MQISTCAGFVPKKIGFGNVGLHTCCHLLHPAGARCIGIMEKDGNLFNANGIDPKELQNXKLDNNGSVKGFPGAKMTEENPLEGECDILVPAANEKQITPKNAHKIKAKVIAEGANGLTTPEAEIENRKIIIILDLYLNAGGVTVSYFEWLKNINHVSFGRLTWKYEKEASFNVLGSVQESLYNHFKEVIPIKPPAKFLQKIADANEKDIVHSGLEFTMERSAKQIRHCASEYELGLDIRTAAYIVSMEKVYNTYTVAGFTFT; the protein is encoded by the exons ATGCAAATCT CAACTTGTGCAGGATTTGTGCCCAAAAAGATT GGATTTGGTAATGTTGGTCTTCACACCTGTTGTCATCTTCTTCACCCTGCAGGAGCTAGGTGTATTGGGATCATGGAGAAAGATGGAAATCTCTTCAATGCCAATGGAATAGATCCT AAAGAACTTCAGAACTAAAAACTG GACAATAATGGCTCAGTTAAAGGTTTCCCAGGTGCAAAG ATGACTGAGGAGAACCCCCTAGAAGGAGAATGTGACATTTTAGTTCCTGCAGCCAACGAAAAACAAATCACCCCTAAAAATGCccacaaaatcaaagcaaag GTTATTGCTGAGGGGGCAAATGGGCTGACCACACCTGAGGCAGAGATCGAAAAtcgaaaaataattattattctg GACTTGTATTTGAATGCGGGAGGTGTGACAGTATCCTATTTTGAGTGGCTGAAGAACATCAATCATGTCAGTTTTGGACGTTTGACTTGGAAATACGAGAAGGAGGCAAGTTTTAATGTTTTAG GTAGCGTCCAAGAAAGCCTGTATAATCATTTCAAGGAGGTCATTCCAATCAAACCACCGGCTAAGTTCTTGCAAAAGATCGCT GatgcaaatgaaaaagataTTGTTCATTCTGGATTGGAGTTCACCATGGAACGATCAGCTAAG caAATTAGGCACTGTGCTAGTGAGTACGAACTGGGTCTAGACATAAGGACGGCTGCATATATCGTGTCCATGGAAAAAGTCTACAACACATACACTGTGGCTGGTTTCACATTTACATAA
- the LOC131782731 gene encoding uncharacterized protein — translation MSATEYNNLLLAISRKFDELIALDDLLFMCRGKLAPGSEGNIHDTLSLCKELEENNNLGIDHLQLMKRLLRGVEDWALLEKVEKFERKRKEYKALLEKVISSLDALNDLERLIAICRGSVREGSEGNIHDVRSLFRELENQDNLEIDYLDVVKNILAETESNELLKELEEFEERRNLEDKSEARKAQRAALMSSVRSTLVGVVNIKTVFKVVAGGLTVVSAMEVLSRWSSFDQLVAAVQTCVLPAGTRLVQITDGCVCLTVQAESLSALKLLWKLYQDGTLQKHLHDFFVTDEVRELADGEDVEVNVTIDEGEYQKACVELIQGAQGGATIDSVERKRRNSDSAVYFNAKELPLSRLECLETELKYLHNRITLLEEKNQNLGSHSLEKVDIAPLGSYDESFDYKPWGPTTMEKDILKMEGSERRESKQTMKFMGAEKMDLVQRYIENVQETYSLTTEASDSGLGARTAVSEEETEDVRDSSTLCVKDLGEGSLHEMDRKLSADKVALDRVFRFFGLKVDFRPSSYVSCMRHIAHSFPNTPVDLMRQCFEALQMYDLVDLLEKALKTSSLRPVLSSREVETLRIGNIPTKSHNNVVVLVVNDSADKDLNQKTEEFFKELNSQNDVTVIRSSRSEEKLKELKDLKQEQKRLKRLREEQMHWKLQSEKVKKRENFPFTTTKRRRGNLVSQINFDVARLEKEMEMNELLVEEQLKENKETKTIITSTMDNWIQNQEKFTAIFLAFIIDEEKSIYDYDVLSECVASKLSSLPYHTKIVVGAPRGKIVRKVPEMLSVGSPLIPITSSIFNSMIDIFIKRYHKVDVVSMMRELLRTCPELAFDRGMNDIRSNLSTLPSFEKRKEQELERR, via the exons ATGTCTGCCACTGAATACAATAACTTACTCCTCGCAATAAGCCGGAAATTTGACGAACTGATTGCACTCGATGACCTTCTGTTCATGTGCAGAGGGAAGCTGGCGCCTGGCAGCGAAGGCAACATCCACGATACTCTGTCGTTATGTAAAGAGTTGGAGGAAAATAACAACTTAGGAATTGATCACCTCCAGCTAATGAAAAGGCTGTTAAGAGGTGTCGAAGACTGGGCTCTTCTTGAAAAAGTGGAGAAATTCGAGCGCAAAAGAAAGGAATACAAGGCCTTGCTTGAAAAGGTTATTTCTTCACTCGACGCGCTCAATGATCTGGAACGACTGATCGCGATATGCAGGGGAAGTGTTCGCGAAGGGAGTGAAGGCAACATTCATGATGTTCGCTCGCTGTTTAGAGAACTGGAGAATCAAGACAATCTTGAGATTGACTATCTCGATGTTGTAAAGAACATTCTAGCTGAAACAGAGTCAAACGAGCTTTTGAAGGAACTCGAAGAGTTCGAAGAACGAAGAAATCTGGAAGATAAATCCGAAGCGAGGAAAG CACAAAGAGCTGCTCTTATGTCATCCGTCAGAAGCACATTGGTAGGAG tggTGAACATTAAAACAGTATTCAAAGTAGTTGCTGGCGGCCTTACAGTCGTCTCTGCCATGGAGGTTTTGAGTCGTTGGTCCTCATTTGATCAGCTGGTTGCAGCCGTACAAACCTGTGTGCTTCCAGCCGGCACAAGGCTGGTTCAAATCACAGATGGCTGTGTGTGCCTCACAGTTCAAGCCGAAAGTTTATCAGCTCTTAAACTTTTGTGGAAGTTGTATCAGGATGGAACCCTTCAAAAACATCTGCACGATTTCTTTGTCACTGATGAGGTGAGAGAACTCGCCGATGGAGAGGATGTGGAGGTGAATGTCACCATCGATGAAGGCGAATATCAGAAAGCTTGTGTCGAGCTCATACAAGGGGCCCAAG GAGGTGCAACGATTGACAGTGTTGAAAGAAAACGGCGAAACTCTGATTCAGCTGTGTATTTCAACGCAAAAGAATTACCATTGTCAAGGCTTGAATGTCTAGAAACTGAATTAAAATATCTCCACAACAGAATTACACTTCTGGAGGAAAAAAACCAGAATTTGGGATCGCACTCTTTGGAAAAAGTGGACATCGCACCTTTAGGATCATACGATGAAAGTTTTG ATTACAAACCATGGGGCCCCACGACAATGGAGAAAGACATTTTAAAGATGGAAGGATCAGAAAGACGCGAGAGtaaacaaacaatgaaatttatgGGCGCAGAAAAAATGGATCTTGTACAGAGGTATATAGAAAATGTGCAAGAGACATATAGCTTGACGACTGAAGCAAGTGACAGTGGTTTGGGAGCACGCACTGCTGTGTCCGAAGAGGAAACAGAAGATGTGAGAG ATTCCAGTACACTTTGCGTTAAAGATCTGGGGGAAGGGTCATTACATGAAATGGATCGGAAACTTTCTGCAGATAAAGTTGCGTTGGATAGGGTTTTTCGATTTTTTGGTCTTAAAGTGGACTTTAGACCTTCCAGTTATGTTTCTTGTATGAGGCATATTGCACATAGCTTTCCAAACACTCCTGTTGACCTAATGAGACAATGTTTCGAGGCACTTCAAATGTATGATCTTGTTGACCTTCTGGAGAAGGCGTTGAAAACAAGTTCACTTCGTCCTGTCCTTTCCTCTAGAGAAGTTGAGACGTTACGCATTGGTAATATTCCCACAAAATCTCACAACAATGTGGTAGTACTGGTAGTGAATGACAGTGCGGACAAAGACCTCAATCAAAAGACtgaggaattttttaaagaattaaattcACAGAACGATGTCACTGTAATTAGATCTTCTAGGTCGGAAGAAAAGCTTAAGGAACTGAAGGATTTGAAACAGGAACAAAAGCGTTTGAAACGACTACGCGAGGAGCAAATGCATTGGAAACTACAAAGCgagaaggtaaaaaaaagggaaaattttccgTTTACAACCACAAAACGTAGAAGGGGTAATTTGGTCTCTCAGATAAATTTTGATGTCGCACggcttgaaaaagaaatggagaTGAACGAACTGCTTGTGGAGGAGCAACTGAAAGAGAATAAGGAGACTAAGACGATCATAACGTCTACAATGGACAACTGGATTCAGAATCAAG AGAAATTCACCGCGATTTTTCTAGCTTTCATCATCGATGAAGAGAAATCAATTTACGATTATGATGTTTTATCAGAATGTGTGGCGTCCAAGTTGTCATCGCTTCCATATCACACGAAAATCGTGGTTGGTGCTCCAAGGGGGAAAATCGTTCGTAAGGTTCCTGAGATGCTATCTGTTGGTTCTCCATTAATACCAATTACCTCCTCGATCTTCAATTCGATGATTGACATTTTCATCAAGCGATACCACAAAGTGGATGTCGTCTCAATGATGAGAGAATTATTAAGAACATGTCCGGAACTAGCTTTTGATCGAGGTATGAATGACATCCGAAGCAATCTTTCTACTCTTCCAAGTTTtgagaaaaggaaagaacaggAGCTCGAGCGACGCTAA